The DNA region CTGGTCACGGCCATGGTCATGCGCACCGCCCATCATTGGGCCGATGTGCCGTGGTACAGCGAGGATCTGCTGGCGTCGATGCGCGTGCAGGCCGGGCTGTCGATCGTCTGGACGCTGATGGCGCTGGCCCTGATGATCGGCGGTCATGTGCGCGCCAACCGCGAGTTGTGGCTGGGCGGCGCAGCGTTGATCGGGGTGGTGGTCATCAAGCTGTTCTTCGTCGAACTGAGCAATCGCGGCGGCATGGAGCGCATCGTCTCGTTCATCGGAGTTGGCATTTTGCTACTGGTGGTGGGATATTTCGCACCCTTACCGCCGAAGCGTCCTGCACATAACGCTGGCGAAGACCTTGGCCCCGGCCCGAGCGCCGCGCCCGACACTCCATGAGGAAGCCGTTCTTGAGTCATCCTGTCATGAAAATCGCCGTGCTTGGCCTTGCCCTGTGTGCGGCGATAACCGCCAGCGCTCAAGACAAACCGGCAGATTTTGCCAGCCAGACGCCACTGACGCTTGGCGGCGAAGGGCCGTGGTATCGCATCGAATTGCCGCTCGCCGTGCAGTTGAATGCGCGACAGGCCGATCTCGGTGATGTGCGCGTGTTCAACGCCGAGGGTCAGCCGCAGGCCTACGCGATCACGCCGCGTCAGCCTGCACGCGAGCAAGAGCCCGCGCCGATCGAGGTCAAATGGTTCGCGCTGTACAGCACTCAGGAAGCAGGCGACGCGGTGCCCGTCATTCGCATCGAACGCTCCAGCAACGGCAGCGTGATCGAGGTCCAGCCGCAAAGCGATATCGAGGCTGGCGAAGAGGTGTTGCGTGGCTGGCTGCTGGACACCAGCGCCATCAAAGCACCGCTGGAACAGTTGATCATCGACTGGAGCACCGAGCGTGAAGGCTTTCAGCACTTCAGCATCGAGGCCAGCGATGACCTGCAGCACTGGCGCGACTGGGGCGAGGGGCAAGTGGCGCGCCTGTCGTTTGCCGACGAAGTGGTCGAGCAGCGCGAAGTCGGCCTGCCCGGTCAAAGCGCGCGCTATCTGCGCCTGCTATGGCGTGCGCCCCACAGCGCTCCGTTGTTGATCTCCGCGCATCTGCTGAGCGCCAGCAGCAACATTCCCACACCGCCACTGACCTGGTCGCCACCGGTCAAGGGCGCCGTCGAAAGCGCCAATGAGTATGTCTGGCAGTTACCGGCAGGCTTGCCGATAGCGCGCGTGAAAGTCGACATCGCCCAGCCCAACAGCCTCGCTCCGGCCGTTCTGTATGGCCGTGTCGATGCCAGACAGCCTTGGCAACCCATCAGCAGCGGCCTGTTGTATCGCTTGTCGCAGAACAACAGCGATGTCTTGCAGGATCAACTGCAACTGTCCGGGCGTGTTGTTCAGCAGCTCAAGCTGGTGGTGGATGACCGCGGTGGCGGGCTGGGCAGCGAGGCTCCGCAGTTGAGCGTGGCCGTGCCTGCGACCGAAGTGGTGTTTCTGGCACGCGGCAACGGGCCATTTACGCTGGCGGTGGGCAACCCGACGGTCAAGGCGGCGAACCTGTCGCTGGCGACCCTTATTCCCGATTTCAGCCCGGAAAAGCTCGCGTTGATCGGCACTGCGCAACCCGCCACGGCCGCTGTCGCCAACATGACGGCGGCACCGGCAGTGGCAGAGCAGAGCGTCGACTTCAAACGCATGGGGCTGTGGGCGATTCTGGTGGTGGGCGTGCTGTTTCTGGGCTGGATGGCAGTCAGCACCTTGCGTGCGTCGAAACGCTGAAACGCACGGCTCATCAGGGTCGGTTTGCCCGACATCTGAACTGAAACAGTCATCAGCCAGTCTGATAGCAGTATTACGTCGCCACTCGCGTTAAACTGCGCGGGTTTTCATACCCCCTATTTTCGGAGCTATCCATGTCCCGCGTCACACTGAGTCGTTACTTGATTGAGCAGACCCGCAGCAACAACACCCCTGCCGATCTGCGCTTCCTGATCGAAGTTGTGGCACGCGCATGCAAGGAAATCAGCCACGCCGTCTCCAAAGGCGCGCTGGGCGGTGTGCTGGGCAGCATGGGCACCGAGAACGTACAGGGCGAAGTGCAGAAAAAGCTCGACGTGATCTCCAACGAGATCCTGCTCGAAGCCAACGAATGGGGCGGTCACCTGGCCGGTATGGCGTCCGAAGAAATGGACAACGCCTACCAGATTCCGGGCAAATACCCGAAGGGCGCGTACCTGCTGGTGTTCGACCCGCTGGACGGCTCGTCGAACATCGACATCAATGCGCCAGTCGGCACCATCTTCTCGGTCCTGCGCTGCCCTAACCAGTACCTGACCCAGAACGAACCGCTGAACGAAAAAGCCTTCATGCAGCCCGGCACCGAGCAGGTGGCTGCCGGTTACGCGATCTACGGCCCGCAGACCATGCTGGTGCTGACTCTGGGTGACGGCGTCAAAGGCTTCACGCTGGACCGTGAAATGGGCAGTTTCGTGCTGACTCACGAAGACATCAAAATCCCTGAGGCCACTCAGGAATTTGCCATCAACATGTCCAACCAGCGTCACTGGGAAGCGCCGGTGCAGCGCTACGTGAACGAGTTGCTGGCCGGTGAAGACGGTCCGTTGAACAAGAATTACAACATGCGCTGGGTTGCCGCGATGGTCGGCGACGTGCATCGCATCCTGACCCGTGGCGGTCTGTTCATGTACCCGCGCGACAGCCGCGAGCCGTCAAAGCCGGGCAAGCTGCGCTTGATGTACGAAGCCAACCCGATGTCCTTCCTGGTCGAGCAGGCCGGCGGCGCGTCGACCGATGGCCACCAGCGTATTCTCGACATTCAGCCGGACGGCCTGCACCAGCGTGTGGCGGTGTATCTGGGTTCGAAACAGGAAGTCGAGCGCATTACGGCGTATCACAAAGAGTAAGCGCATCAGGTACTGCCTGAGGGGCGATTCGGCTCAGTCGAATCGCCAGCACGCCATAGAATGCTCGGCGGATGAGCATTCCGGCGACGCCAGCAGCGCAAGGCTGCGGGCCATGCAACGGCTACAGCGCACAAATCCTTTCCCGCTCCGGGAACCAGATCCCCTTTTTCTCTTCTAAGCTTGCGGTAATGCGCCAGCGCCAGACTGCTCTAGCTTGCACTGCGACGCGACCCCCTTCCGTTCAGGAGCTACATCCATGTCCTTGCGCTCTGTCGCGTTACTGTCGTTCTGCGTGCTGCTGGCTGCCTGCAGCAAGATCACTCAGGAAAACTATTCGAAGATTTCCGCCGGTATGCCGAAGGCTCAGGTCGAGTCCTTGCTGGGCAGCCCGACGGAGTGTTCCGGCGCACTGGGAATGTCCAGTTGCACATGGGGCGACCAGAACACCTTTATCAGCGTGCAATACGCGGCAGACAAGGTCGTACTGTTCTCGGGTCAGGGTCTGAAATAACCCATGATCAAGCTACTGGTTCGTTTTGGAATTTTTGTCATGGCCAGCTTTCTGGCCATCGGTTTCGCTCACTCGGCTGACAATCTGGAGCCGAAGACGGTGGATGGCGTCGACCTCAAGCAGTATCAGGGCACCTGGTACGAGATCGCCCGTTTGCCGATGTTCTTCCAGCGCAAATGCGCGCAGTCCGAAGCGCTGTACACGCTCAAGGGTGACGGCAACATGGCAGTCACCAACCGCTGCCGCACCCTCGAAGGCAAGTGGGAAGAAGCCACCGGCACCGCCTCGCCACAGGTTCCGGGCAAGACCGACAAGTTGTGGGTGGTGTTCGATAACTGGTTCTCACGTCTGTTACCGGGCGTAGCCAAGGGTGATTACTGGATTCTGGACGTCAGCGAAGGCTACCGCACGGCGGTGGTCGGCAACCCGGATCGCAAATACCTGTGGCTGCTGTCGCGTACACCGGTTGTGTCCCAGGCAGACAGGGAAAACATGCTGAGCAAAGCCCGCCAGCAGGGCTACGACACCACCCGCCTGATCTGGCGCGAGGATGATTCGAAGATCGGCAAGGGCGAGAAGTAAGCGGGTTTTGCTGCCGGTTCCCGGCAGTTCGCGAACAAGTTCGCTCCTACGGCCTTCGGCCAGAATCAAAAGCACGTGTGTATGATTATCGTGCTCACGCTCCGCGTGGGCACGCCGTTCCGGACGCTCTGCGTCCTATCCTGAGCATGCGGCGCGGCGCAGATCTGTGACGCGGAGCGTCACTCAAGGCATTCCCACGCTGGAGCGTGAGGAACGATAGGTGTCAGGGAGAACACCTATCGTGCCCATGCTCCGCGTGGGCATGCCGTTCCGGACGCTCTGCGTCCTCCCTTGCATCAGCCCAGCAATTCCCTCAGCACCTGCGCAAACGCTCGACTGCTCTGCTCTTCTGCGGCATGCCTTCCTTCGCGGATGACCCAGCGTCCATTCACCGCCACGTCGCGAATCTGCCGGTCGTTGCCAGCGAACAGCCAGCGGTTGAGAATGGCGTCGCCGGACGCCGTGGCGATGTACGGGTCGTTGCCATCCAGCACCAGCCAGTCGGCGCGCTGACCTGCTTGCAGTTTGCCAATCGGCTGGCCCAGCGCCTGCGCGCCACCGGTCAGCGCGGCGTCGTACAAGGTGCGGCCAACCATGGGCTGGTCACTCCGATACAACCGGTTGCGGCGTTGATCACGCAAACGCTGCCCGTACTCCAGCCAGCGCAGTTCTTCGACCACGCTGAGCGAAACGTGGCTGTCGGAGCCGATCCCCCAGCGTCCTCCCTGGGCGATGTAATCCACCGCAGGAAAGATCCCGTCTCCCAGATTCGCTTCGGTGGTCAGGCACAAACCTGCCACTGCGCCGCTCTGCGCCATCAACTGCACTTCATCCGCAGCGGCGTGGGTCGCGTGGACCAGGCACCAGCGGTTATCCACAGGGGTATTTTCGTACAGCCATTGCAGTGGGCGCCGACCGCTCCAGCTCAGGCAGTCATCGACTTCCTTTTGCTGCTCGGCAATATGGATGTGCACAGGACACTGCGGGTCGCTGGCCGCCAGCACTTCACTGATCTGCTGCGGAGTGACCGCGCGCAGCGAGTGAAAACACAGGCCAAGCTGCTGGGCTGGCTGAGCCGCCAGAACCGGTCGCAGACGAGCCTGCAACTCCAGATAACTGTCGGTGCTGTGGATAAACCGGCGCTGGCCCTCGTTCGGCGCCAGCCCGCCAAACCCGGAATGGCTGTAAAGCACTGGCAGCAAGGTCAGACCGATACCCGTCGCGCTCGCCGCCTGGCTGATCTGCACGGCCAGTTCGGCAGGGTCCGCGTAGGGCTTGCCGTCCAGGTCCTGATGCACGTAATGAAACTCGGCCACCGAGGTGTAACCGCCCTTGAGCATCTCGATGTACAGCTGACGCGCGATCACACCCAATTGTTGCGGGCTGATACGCCCGACAAGGCGGTACATCAAATCACGCCAGGTCCAGAAACTGTCGTTGGGATTACCCGCGACCTCAGCCAGCCCGGCCATCGCCCGCTGGAACGCATGAGAGTGCAGATTCGGCATGCCAGGCAGCAACGGCCCGCTGACCACTTCGGCACCCTGACGGTCTGCATTGGCTTCAACGCGGGTCAACACACCTTCCTGGCTGACCTCCAGACGCACATTGCTGGCCCAGCCGTCGGGGAGTAACGCACGCTCGGCAAAGAAGGCTGACATTGACTTCACACCTCATCACTGTAATTTGTATATACATATACAGACGTTCAAGCGACGGGTAAACCGTCCACATGCTTGCCGTGTACCGGGTTAATGGTTAGCGTTGGCCCTGTGCTGTATCTGAACCCTCTCGAACAAGGACTCACCCGTGTCGACTCCGCCCGCCGCTTCTCCCCTGGCAGCCCAGATGGGCGACAGTCCCGCACCCTTGTACGCCCGCGTCAAACACATGATCGCTCTGCAGATTCAGAACGGCACCTGGCCGCCGCACCATCGTGTGCCGTCGGAAAGCGAGCTGGTGACGCAACTGGGCTTCAGTCGCATGACCATCAACCGGGCGCTGCGCGAGCTGACCGCCGAAGGTCTGCTGGTGCGCATGCAGGGCGTCGGCACGTTTGTCGCTGAGCCTAAGAGCCAGTCGGCGCTGTTCGAAGTGCATAACATCGCTGACGAGATCGCCGCTCGCGGTCATCGTCATACCTGCAAGGTCATGGTGCTGAAAGAGGAAGCCGCAGGCTCGGAGCGCGCCCTGGCGCTGGACATGCGTGAAGGCCAGAAGGTGTTTCATTCGCTGATCGTGCATTTCGAGAATGACATTCCGGTGCAGATCGAAGACCGTTTCGTGAATGCCCAGGTCGCACCGGATTACCTCAAGCAAGACTTCACCCTGCAGACGCCATACGCCTATTTGTCACAAGTCGCTCCGCTGACCGAGGGCGAGCATGTGGTTGAAGCGATTCTCGCTGAAGCCGATGAATGCAGGCTGTTGCAGATCGACGCTGGCGAGCCCTGCCTGCTGATTCGCCGTCGTACCTGGTCCGGTCGCCAGCCGGTGACGGCCGCGCGCCTGATCCACCCCGGCTCCCGCCATCGCCTGGAAGGACGCTTTACCAAATGAGTCAGACCCGCATCCTGCGCGCCGCAGACTACCCGAGCATGCCATGGAAGAACGGCGGCGGCAGCACCCAGGAAATAGCTCGCGATGCAGGTCAGGACCTGGACGGTTTCGGCTGGCGCCTGTCGATTGCCGACATAGAAACCTCGGGGGGTTTCTCGGTGTTTGCCGGTTACCAGCGCATCATCACCGTGCTGCAGGGTGCGGGCATGACCCTGACAGTGGACGGCCTCCCCAGCCGCCCACTGTTACCTTGCGATCCGTTTGCCTTCAGTGGCGACAGCGAGGTCAGCTGCACCCTGCTCGACGGGCCGATTCGCGACTTCAACCTGATCTATGCGCCACACCGCTATACTGCGCGCCTGCACTGGATCGATGTAAGCCAGACGCAACGGCTGTTCAGTTCAGCCAGCACTTTTGTGGTGTTCAGCATGGCCGAGCAGGTGGCAATCAGCTTCAAAGGTCAGGTGTGGGAAGTCCTCGGCACACACGATTGTGCGCTGGTCGATAACACCGACGGCCTGCTGGAGATCGAACTGCAAGCACCCCGCGTCAGCCGTTGCTGCCTGATCGAGCTCGCGGCTACAGGCCAGTAAGCGCATGCCTGGCACCACAACAAAAACAGCTTTCCGTTTCAAGGACGACCATGACTCAAGTTCCACACCGGGAAACGCCTCGCGCTATCGCCATTCTCGCCAGCTTTCTCGCCTCTGAATCAGCGGGCGGCATCATCCTGATGGCGGCGGCGCTGGCCGCGTTGATCGTCGCCAACTCACCGCTTTCTGCCGGTTACTTCTCGATTCTGCACAGCGTCTGGCTGGGTCTGTCGGTCGAGCTGTGGATCAACGACGGGCTGATGGCGATCTTCTTCCTGATGGTCGGCCTGGAGATCAAGCGCGAAGTGCTGGCCGGTGGCCTGGCAACCTGGGGTCAGCGTGCCCTGCCCGGCTTTGCTGCGGCGGGCGGCATGCTGGTGCCGGCGCTGATCTACATCGCGATCAATTGGGGCAATCCGCAGACGATCAGTGGCTGGGCGATCCCGGCGGCCACCGACATCGCCTTCGCCCTCGGCGTGCTGTCGCTGTTGGGCAATCGGGTGCCGACCTCGCTGAAGGTCTTCCTGGCCGCGCTGGCGATCCTCGACGATCTGGGCGCCGTGACCATCATCGCGTTCTTCTACAGCTCCGGTCTGAACCTGCCGATGCTCGCTGCCGCATTCGCGACCCTGGCCGTGTTGATCGCGCTGAACCGTCTGAACGTGCGCCGCCTGCTGCCGTATCTGCTGCTCGGCGCACTGCTGTGGTTCTTCGTCCTGCAGTCCGGCGTCCACGCGACGCTGGCCGGTGTTGCATTGGCGTTGTGCATCCCGCTGGGCAAGCCCGAAGAGGAAGCCCGCTCGCCGCTGCTGTTTCTCGAAGAAAAGATGCATTACTGGGTGGCCTTCGCGGTGGTGCCGATCTTCGGCTTTGCCAATGCGGGCGTGTCGCTGTCCGGCATTACCTTGGGCAACCTGGTCGATCCGGTGCCGCTGGGTGTGGCGCTGGGGCTGTTCGTCGGCAAGCAGATCGGCGTCTTCCTCGCCGCCGTTCTGGCGATTCGTGCCGGGCTGGCGACCTTGCCGGAAGGCAGCAACTGGGTGCAGCTGTACGGCGTGGCGATCCTGTGCGGCATCGGTTTCACCATGAGCCTGTTCATCGGCAACCTGGCGTTCCCCGGCGCGCAACACCTGATCGACGAGGTGAAGGTCGGCGTACTGATCGGCTCGGGCCTGGCAGCCATTGGCGGAATTATGCTGCTGCGCAGCCGTTTCAGTCGGCGCTGAAAAAATATTTTCAAATCACTGCATCCAGATCGGTTCCTCGCGGGTAGTACAGTCAGCAGCCACTTCGAGTTGCTGAGCGCGGTCTAACTATCTGGAGATTTCTGCATGAACGCAAAACGCTTGCTCTGCCTTGCTGGTACTACCCTGGCTTTCACTTGCCTGTCGTCCGTTGCCATGGCTCAGACCGACCTTCCCGAAAGCGTCCGTGTGCCGGCCGGTAACAAGGTCAGCATGCAGACCACCGGAGTGGGCGAGATCACCTACGAGTGCCGCGCCAAAGCCAACATGCCCAATGAAATGGAATGGGCGTTCGTCGGCCCCAAAGCCGTGCTCAATGACAAGAGCGGCAAACAGGTCGGCACCTACTACGGTCCGCCTGCCACTTGGGAAGCCAAAGACGGCTCCAAGCTGACCGGCACTCAGGTTGCCGTGGCCCCTTCGAGCGCTGGCAACCTGCCTTATCAACTGGTCAAGGCCAACCCGGCTGAAGGCAAGGGTGCGATGACCGGCGTGACGTACATTCAGCGTGTAGCCCTGAAAGGCGGCGTGGCCCCGGCCAAAGCCTGCGCAGAAAGCAACAAGGGCGCCAAAGAAGTGGTCAAGTATCAGGCTGACTACCTGTTCTGGACCGCGAGCTGATCGCCACCATTAAGCAGGTGACCGCGCAAGCAGTGAGCTATGCTGCTGCGCGGGAGCCTCGTGATATCAGCGAGGCAGCAGTCTTCCATTGATGGCGGATCATCTTGTCTTCGCACGAATCTCTCTTTGATTATGAAGCTACGTTGCAGGCCTGCGCTCGCGGTGAGAAGCAGGCCCTGCAACGTCTTTATCAACAGGAAAGCGCGCGGTTGCTTGGCGTTGCCCAGCGCCTGGTGCGTGACAGCGCATTGGCCGAGGACATCGTGCACGACGCCTTCCTGAAGATCTGGACCCACGCGGCCAGCTTCGACGCCTCACGCGGCTCGGCACGTGGCTGGATCTTCAGCGTGACCCGGCACCTGGCGCTCAACACGTTGCGCAACACGGCCCGCGAAGTGCGTGTCGACGATGATGACAACGAAGATCATCACGAGCAGGCGACGCTGGAAGGCTGGCAGGAAGTCGGGGATGCCTTCGATTGGCGGGTCAATCCAGGACGGATTACTGCATGCATGGAGCAACTGGAACCGGTAAGACGAAACTGCGTTTTTCACGCTTACGTGGACGGTTATTCGCATCAGGAAATCGCGCAGAAAATCGGCGCGCCATTGGGTACGGTCAAAGCCTGGATCAAGCGCAGCCTGACGGCTTTGCGGGAGTGCATGGGATGAACCGGCCTTTAGACGACAACATTCATGAGCTGGCGGGCGAGTATGTACTCGGCACCCTGTCGGCGCAGGAACGGCTCGACGTACAGCGTCGCCTGTCCCGCGAGCCCGACTTGCAGGCCGCCATCGACGCCTGGGAGCAGCGCCTGTTGCCCCTGACCGAACTGGCCGAACCGGTCACGCCATCGCCCGGCCTGTGGGAGCGCATCGAACGCAACCTGCTGGAGATGACCGCGCCCGCTAAACCGGCACAACGGCAGCGCGTGCGCTGGTGGGACAATCTGTCGGTCTGGCGTGGGCTGGCCGGGGCCGGACTGGCCGCATCGCTGGTGCTGGGCATGACCTTGCTGACCCGCGCACCTGCGCAGCCTGCCTACCTGGTGGTGCTGGTCGGGCCGCAGGACAAGTCGCCGGGCTGGGTGGTGCAGGCCAGCAATTCGCAGGAACTGCAGCTTATTCCGCTGAGCGTGGTTGAAGTGCCGGCAGACAAGGCGCTGGAGTTCTGGACCAAGGGTGACGACTGGCAAGGTCCGGTTTCGCTCGGCCTGGTCAAACCGGGGCAAAGCCTCAATATCCCGCTGGACAAACTGCCACCGCTACAAGCCAATCAGTTGTTCGAGCTGACCCTGGAAAAATCCACCGGCTCGCCAATCGGCAAACCGACCGGCCCGATTCAGTTCATCGGGCGGGCGGTGAAAGTAATCTGACGCAGGCCGATATCACTTTTTGGAGCAGTGGTCCTGCTGCAAAAGGTTGGCCTGAGTCAGGTTGCAATCTGCCGGTACGCTGCGCGTCAGCCAGACATTCCCGCCGATGGTCGAGCCCTTGCCAATGGTGATGCGGCCCAGAATGGTCGCTCCGGCATAGATCACCACGTCGTCTTCGACGATCGGATGCCGTGCATGACCCTTCTGCAACTGACCGTCCTCGTCCGAGGGGAAACGCTTGGCGCCAAGCGTCACGGCCTGATAGATACGCACTCGCTCGCCGATGATCGCCGTCTCGCCAATCACCACGCCCGTCCCGTGGTCGATAAAGAAGCTCTTGCCGATCTGCGCGCCGGGGTGAATATCGATGCCGGTCGCCGAGTGGGCAATTTCCGAGCTGATGCGCGCCAGC from Pseudomonas syringae includes:
- a CDS encoding DUF3999 domain-containing protein; protein product: MKIAVLGLALCAAITASAQDKPADFASQTPLTLGGEGPWYRIELPLAVQLNARQADLGDVRVFNAEGQPQAYAITPRQPAREQEPAPIEVKWFALYSTQEAGDAVPVIRIERSSNGSVIEVQPQSDIEAGEEVLRGWLLDTSAIKAPLEQLIIDWSTEREGFQHFSIEASDDLQHWRDWGEGQVARLSFADEVVEQREVGLPGQSARYLRLLWRAPHSAPLLISAHLLSASSNIPTPPLTWSPPVKGAVESANEYVWQLPAGLPIARVKVDIAQPNSLAPAVLYGRVDARQPWQPISSGLLYRLSQNNSDVLQDQLQLSGRVVQQLKLVVDDRGGGLGSEAPQLSVAVPATEVVFLARGNGPFTLAVGNPTVKAANLSLATLIPDFSPEKLALIGTAQPATAAVANMTAAPAVAEQSVDFKRMGLWAILVVGVLFLGWMAVSTLRASKR
- a CDS encoding class 1 fructose-bisphosphatase translates to MSRVTLSRYLIEQTRSNNTPADLRFLIEVVARACKEISHAVSKGALGGVLGSMGTENVQGEVQKKLDVISNEILLEANEWGGHLAGMASEEMDNAYQIPGKYPKGAYLLVFDPLDGSSNIDINAPVGTIFSVLRCPNQYLTQNEPLNEKAFMQPGTEQVAAGYAIYGPQTMLVLTLGDGVKGFTLDREMGSFVLTHEDIKIPEATQEFAINMSNQRHWEAPVQRYVNELLAGEDGPLNKNYNMRWVAAMVGDVHRILTRGGLFMYPRDSREPSKPGKLRLMYEANPMSFLVEQAGGASTDGHQRILDIQPDGLHQRVAVYLGSKQEVERITAYHKE
- the bamE gene encoding outer membrane protein assembly factor BamE domain-containing protein; this encodes MSLRSVALLSFCVLLAACSKITQENYSKISAGMPKAQVESLLGSPTECSGALGMSSCTWGDQNTFISVQYAADKVVLFSGQGLK
- a CDS encoding lipocalin family protein encodes the protein MIKLLVRFGIFVMASFLAIGFAHSADNLEPKTVDGVDLKQYQGTWYEIARLPMFFQRKCAQSEALYTLKGDGNMAVTNRCRTLEGKWEEATGTASPQVPGKTDKLWVVFDNWFSRLLPGVAKGDYWILDVSEGYRTAVVGNPDRKYLWLLSRTPVVSQADRENMLSKARQQGYDTTRLIWREDDSKIGKGEK
- a CDS encoding formimidoylglutamate deiminase: MSAFFAERALLPDGWASNVRLEVSQEGVLTRVEANADRQGAEVVSGPLLPGMPNLHSHAFQRAMAGLAEVAGNPNDSFWTWRDLMYRLVGRISPQQLGVIARQLYIEMLKGGYTSVAEFHYVHQDLDGKPYADPAELAVQISQAASATGIGLTLLPVLYSHSGFGGLAPNEGQRRFIHSTDSYLELQARLRPVLAAQPAQQLGLCFHSLRAVTPQQISEVLAASDPQCPVHIHIAEQQKEVDDCLSWSGRRPLQWLYENTPVDNRWCLVHATHAAADEVQLMAQSGAVAGLCLTTEANLGDGIFPAVDYIAQGGRWGIGSDSHVSLSVVEELRWLEYGQRLRDQRRNRLYRSDQPMVGRTLYDAALTGGAQALGQPIGKLQAGQRADWLVLDGNDPYIATASGDAILNRWLFAGNDRQIRDVAVNGRWVIREGRHAAEEQSSRAFAQVLRELLG
- the hutC gene encoding histidine utilization repressor, yielding MGDSPAPLYARVKHMIALQIQNGTWPPHHRVPSESELVTQLGFSRMTINRALRELTAEGLLVRMQGVGTFVAEPKSQSALFEVHNIADEIAARGHRHTCKVMVLKEEAAGSERALALDMREGQKVFHSLIVHFENDIPVQIEDRFVNAQVAPDYLKQDFTLQTPYAYLSQVAPLTEGEHVVEAILAEADECRLLQIDAGEPCLLIRRRTWSGRQPVTAARLIHPGSRHRLEGRFTK
- a CDS encoding HutD/Ves family protein, with protein sequence MSQTRILRAADYPSMPWKNGGGSTQEIARDAGQDLDGFGWRLSIADIETSGGFSVFAGYQRIITVLQGAGMTLTVDGLPSRPLLPCDPFAFSGDSEVSCTLLDGPIRDFNLIYAPHRYTARLHWIDVSQTQRLFSSASTFVVFSMAEQVAISFKGQVWEVLGTHDCALVDNTDGLLEIELQAPRVSRCCLIELAATGQ
- the nhaA gene encoding Na+/H+ antiporter NhaA encodes the protein MTQVPHRETPRAIAILASFLASESAGGIILMAAALAALIVANSPLSAGYFSILHSVWLGLSVELWINDGLMAIFFLMVGLEIKREVLAGGLATWGQRALPGFAAAGGMLVPALIYIAINWGNPQTISGWAIPAATDIAFALGVLSLLGNRVPTSLKVFLAALAILDDLGAVTIIAFFYSSGLNLPMLAAAFATLAVLIALNRLNVRRLLPYLLLGALLWFFVLQSGVHATLAGVALALCIPLGKPEEEARSPLLFLEEKMHYWVAFAVVPIFGFANAGVSLSGITLGNLVDPVPLGVALGLFVGKQIGVFLAAVLAIRAGLATLPEGSNWVQLYGVAILCGIGFTMSLFIGNLAFPGAQHLIDEVKVGVLIGSGLAAIGGIMLLRSRFSRR
- a CDS encoding DUF3455 domain-containing protein produces the protein MNAKRLLCLAGTTLAFTCLSSVAMAQTDLPESVRVPAGNKVSMQTTGVGEITYECRAKANMPNEMEWAFVGPKAVLNDKSGKQVGTYYGPPATWEAKDGSKLTGTQVAVAPSSAGNLPYQLVKANPAEGKGAMTGVTYIQRVALKGGVAPAKACAESNKGAKEVVKYQADYLFWTAS
- a CDS encoding sigma-70 family RNA polymerase sigma factor, with amino-acid sequence MSSHESLFDYEATLQACARGEKQALQRLYQQESARLLGVAQRLVRDSALAEDIVHDAFLKIWTHAASFDASRGSARGWIFSVTRHLALNTLRNTAREVRVDDDDNEDHHEQATLEGWQEVGDAFDWRVNPGRITACMEQLEPVRRNCVFHAYVDGYSHQEIAQKIGAPLGTVKAWIKRSLTALRECMG
- a CDS encoding anti-sigma factor, yielding MNRPLDDNIHELAGEYVLGTLSAQERLDVQRRLSREPDLQAAIDAWEQRLLPLTELAEPVTPSPGLWERIERNLLEMTAPAKPAQRQRVRWWDNLSVWRGLAGAGLAASLVLGMTLLTRAPAQPAYLVVLVGPQDKSPGWVVQASNSQELQLIPLSVVEVPADKALEFWTKGDDWQGPVSLGLVKPGQSLNIPLDKLPPLQANQLFELTLEKSTGSPIGKPTGPIQFIGRAVKVI